The Amycolatopsis nigrescens CSC17Ta-90 genomic interval CCAGCGACGCGGCGATGCCGAGCACCAGGGAACACCAGGCGAGCGCACCACCGCTCTGGCCCTGACGGCGGCGGACGAGCATCGACATGGACGCGGCGATGATCAGTCCGTCCACCGCGAGCGGCAGCAGCCAGGCACGCCACTGTTCACCGGCGCGGTGGGCCAGCTCGTACATGTGCGCGTAGCTGACCACGGCGGCGACCAGTGCGACCACCGCGACCGCGGCCACCGTCGTGCGCTGGACGGCCACGCTCACGCCGGGCGGCAGCTCCGCCCTGGCCGGCGCGGCCACCGCACGCACCGCCGGCACCGGCGGCGGCTCGGGAGCCGACGGCCGCGGCTCGGCGGCGGCCCTGGTTTCGGTGGCGACGGTCGAGACCGGCGCCGAGGGCTCGTCCTGCCATTCGGGTTTCGGCGACGGTTCGTCCTGGGCACGGACCTCGGCGATCCGGTCCCGGCCCCAGCGGTCGCTGCGCGAGAACATCTCCCCCAGTGCCCTGCCGGACAGCGGCATCTCCGCGGCGACGCTCTGCCGATAAGTTTCCCGCGCCTGCACCCGGGCTTCCTCCCGGCTCTGTTCCCGGCGATCGTTGAACGTGTCCACCTCGGCCGTCATGGGCGACACCCTCTCAGGCACCCCCGACAGAACCGCGGGACGGACGCCGCGGGTCACCCGGCGGTGTCCGGCTCCAGCCCCAGGACCATGGCCGCGCCGCGGAACAACTCCTCGCGCAGCTCGTCCCCCGGCACGTCGGTGAAGTAGCTGATCGGGTCGGTGGCCGCGGCCAGTGCCTGCGCCGCCCGCAGCCGCCCGCGCCAGTCCGGGTCGGGGCCGGCCAGCAGCGTGGTGGCCCGTTCCATGATGGTCAGCACCCTGGACATGAGCTGGGTGGTCTCCTCGCCGTAGACCGACGCATCCCTGAGCAGCAGCACCATCACATCGCGGTGGGTGACCATGACATCGATGCATCCGCGGAGCACCCGATGCCGGACCTCGACCACTTCCGCCTCGACCCCGGTGTCCTCCACGGTGGCGGCCAGCTGGTCGACCGGACCGGCGAGCAGGCTCTCCAGAATCTCGGTCTTGCTGCGGAAATGGTGGTACAGCGAAGGTTTGGTGATCCCGACGCGCTCGGCGATCTCCCGCATCGAAGCCGCCCGGTAGGTGTGCGCGCTGAACAGGTCCCTGGCCGTGTCCAGGATCCGCTCACGCGTGCCGCCTGTCTCCTGCCGGCTCAACGGCGCCCTCTCCTTCGGTCCGGATCTCGGCCGCCATCCTACCGAGAGGTAGGCGACCTCCTCAGCCCGTTCGGCCAGGCAGGCTGCCGTACACCGCTTCGACCAAAGTGGACACCCGGAAGTCGTTGCCCTCCAGCAGTTCCGAGCCGCGGTTGGGCGTGTAACCGAAGGCGAGCTCGTGCTCCGGATCGGCGAAGGCGAACGAGCCGGTGGCGCCACCGTGCCCGAACGCCCCGGCGGGCAGAGCAGCCGGCACGAACGGGCCTCCGGGCAGCATGAAGCCGAGACCCCAGTCGGTGCGGAGGTCGAGCACCCGGTCCAGCCCGGTCGAATGCACGCGGCGGGCCTGGTCGACCAGCTCGGGGCCGAGCAGCCGGATGCCGTCCACCTCGCCGATCAGCGCGCCGAAGAACCGGGCGAGCCCGACGGCACTGGCCACCCCGTCCGTGGACGGCGCCTCCACTCGCACGTACGCCGGGTCGTTCACCGACTCCCAGCCGATCAGGAAACTGCCGTAGAAAGCGCGGTAGGTCAGCGAGTCCGGGTCTTCGAGCTTCTTGTACAGCCCTCGCATCTCGGGCAGCTGGGAACCGAGCACCACGTCTCCGGCGACCTCGGGCATGACCAGCTTGGCCAGCCGGGGCAGTTCGGCTTCCGGCAGCCCGACGAAGCAGTCCAGCCCCAGCGGGCCGGCTATCTCGGTGGCGAAGAACGGCCCGACGGTCCGCCCGGTGACCCGCTGGATCACCGCGCTGAGCGTGTGCCCGATGGTCACCCCGTGGTAGCCGTGCGCGGTGCCCGGCTCCCATTCGGGTCGGGCGGCCGCGATGGCCTCGAAGATCGGCGTCCCGGCCGCCAAGTCCTGGTAGGTCATCGGGCGGTGGGCCAGGCTGACCACGCCGGACCGGTGGCTGAGCAGCATCCGCACGGTGATCGACGCCTTGCCCTCGGCCGCGAACTCCGGCCAGTAGGCGGCGATGGGCGTGTCCAGGTCCAGCATGCCGCGCTCGACCAGCAGCAACGCGGACACCACGGCCATCGTCTTGGTGGTCGACGCGATGGCGACCAGGGTGTCCGGCCGCCACGGTGTGCCGGCATCGGGATCGGCGAGCCCGCCCGACAGCTCCACCACCACCCGGCCGCGGTGGCGCACCGCCAGGCCCGCTCCCACTTCCGCCTGCTCGGCGAAGTTGCGCTCGAAGGCCGCCTGCACCGCTTCGAACCCGGCTTCGACGAAACCGTTGATATCTGCCATGAAATTCTCCCTACCTATCGGTCGGTCGGTTCACCGCAAGTTAGCCTACCTACCGGTCGGATGGCAAGATAGGTCAGGGCATGCTGTACTGTTTCGTCTGTGCTGACATATGAGACGCGGGAGTCCGCACTGGCGCGACTGGGCAGGGCGCTGGCCGACCCGACCCGGTGCCGGATCCTGACCGCGCTGCTGGACGGGGTGCACTACCCGGGTCAACTGGCCACCACGCTCGGGCTGAGCCGGTCGAACGTGTCGAACCACCTGTCCTGCCTGCGCGGCTGCGGCCTGGTGGTGGCGACCTACCAGGGCAGGCAGGTGCACTACGCGCTGGCCGACCCGCACCTGGCCAACGCGCTGGCCGAATTGGTCAAGGTGGTGCTCGCCGTCGACCCCGCCGAGGAATGCGCCGACGAGCGGGTGCCGGCGGAAGCGCCATGAGCACCCCGGAAACCCGGGCGTGCGACGACGGCTGCTGCGCCGCACCGGCCACGGTGACCGCGGCGCGGCGGGCGGCGCTGGGCCGCCGGGTGCGGTGGCTGGTCGCGGCCACGATCACCTACAACGTCATCGAAGCCGTGGTCGCGATCTCCGCCGGCGCCGAGGCGTCCTCCGCCGCGCTGATCGGCTTCGGGCTGGACTCGGTGATCGAGGTCGCCTCCGCCGCTGCGGTGGCCTGGCAGTTCTCCGGCCCCGACCCGGAGGCCAGGGAACGCACCGCGCTGAAGGTGATCGCGGTGTCCTTCTTCGCCCTCGCCGGCTATGTCGCCTTCGAAGCGGTCCGCACGCTGACCGGGGCCGAGCCGGCGGAGGGGTCCACCG includes:
- a CDS encoding TetR/AcrR family transcriptional regulator, which encodes MSRQETGGTRERILDTARDLFSAHTYRAASMREIAERVGITKPSLYHHFRSKTEILESLLAGPVDQLAATVEDTGVEAEVVEVRHRVLRGCIDVMVTHRDVMVLLLRDASVYGEETTQLMSRVLTIMERATTLLAGPDPDWRGRLRAAQALAAATDPISYFTDVPGDELREELFRGAAMVLGLEPDTAG
- a CDS encoding serine hydrolase domain-containing protein; its protein translation is MADINGFVEAGFEAVQAAFERNFAEQAEVGAGLAVRHRGRVVVELSGGLADPDAGTPWRPDTLVAIASTTKTMAVVSALLLVERGMLDLDTPIAAYWPEFAAEGKASITVRMLLSHRSGVVSLAHRPMTYQDLAAGTPIFEAIAAARPEWEPGTAHGYHGVTIGHTLSAVIQRVTGRTVGPFFATEIAGPLGLDCFVGLPEAELPRLAKLVMPEVAGDVVLGSQLPEMRGLYKKLEDPDSLTYRAFYGSFLIGWESVNDPAYVRVEAPSTDGVASAVGLARFFGALIGEVDGIRLLGPELVDQARRVHSTGLDRVLDLRTDWGLGFMLPGGPFVPAALPAGAFGHGGATGSFAFADPEHELAFGYTPNRGSELLEGNDFRVSTLVEAVYGSLPGRTG
- a CDS encoding DUF2637 domain-containing protein, which translates into the protein MTAEVDTFNDRREQSREEARVQARETYRQSVAAEMPLSGRALGEMFSRSDRWGRDRIAEVRAQDEPSPKPEWQDEPSAPVSTVATETRAAAEPRPSAPEPPPVPAVRAVAAPARAELPPGVSVAVQRTTVAAVAVVALVAAVVSYAHMYELAHRAGEQWRAWLLPLAVDGLIIAASMSMLVRRRQGQSGGALAWCSLVLGIAASLAANIAAAEPTWEGRIVAAWPPLALLLAYELLMRQARSLQHERRTPTA
- a CDS encoding cation transporter; translation: MSTPETRACDDGCCAAPATVTAARRAALGRRVRWLVAATITYNVIEAVVAISAGAEASSAALIGFGLDSVIEVASAAAVAWQFSGPDPEARERTALKVIAVSFFALAGYVAFEAVRTLTGAEPAEGSTVGIVLAAVSLLVMPGLSYAQRRAGRELGSASAVADSHQTLLCTYLSGVLLVGLLLNALFGWYWADPAVALVIAVVAVKEGRTAWRGEHCC
- the cmtR gene encoding Cd(II)/Pb(II)-sensing metalloregulatory transcriptional regulator CmtR; the protein is MLTYETRESALARLGRALADPTRCRILTALLDGVHYPGQLATTLGLSRSNVSNHLSCLRGCGLVVATYQGRQVHYALADPHLANALAELVKVVLAVDPAEECADERVPAEAP